CGTTACTCCGCGTTTACTGACAACATACCGCAACGATGTTGTTCCGGCGTTGATGAAGCGTTTCAAGTACAAAAGTGTGATGCAGGTTCCCCGGCTTGAGAAGATTTCGGTGAATATCGGCGTCGGGCAGGCAACCCAGGATGCGAAGTTGGTTGACTCTGCCGCGCGTGACCTCGAATCGATTGTCGGGCAGAAGGTGGTCATCACGAAGGCGAAAAAGGCCATCTCGAATTTCAAGCTGCGTGAAGGAATGCCGATCGGATGCAGAGTAACGCTTCGGCGGGCACGCATGTGGGAATTCTTCGATCGCTTTGTGGCGGTTGTGGTTCCCCGTATGCGTGACTTCCGCGGGCTGAACGACAGATCGTTCGACGGCCGCGGGAACTACACACTTGGTTTGAAAGAACACATCGTATTTCCTGAGATCGATGTTGACAAGATCTCGAAAATCTTCGGCATGGATATCACGTTCGTCACGACGGCGAAAACGGACCAGGAAGCATACGAGTTATTGAAGTCAATGGGCTTCCCGTTTGTGAAGCGACAGGAAGTTCTGGAAACTCAAAAATCCTAACAGGAGAATTGCCGGCATGGCAAAGCTAAGCGCAAAAGCACGAGAACTGAAACGACAGAA
This Bacteroidota bacterium DNA region includes the following protein-coding sequences:
- the rplE gene encoding 50S ribosomal protein L5, which encodes MAEEKSKKGGAPKPEKKKEKGAAAAQASDKAPRSSGKEERVTPRLLTTYRNDVVPALMKRFKYKSVMQVPRLEKISVNIGVGQATQDAKLVDSAARDLESIVGQKVVITKAKKAISNFKLREGMPIGCRVTLRRARMWEFFDRFVAVVVPRMRDFRGLNDRSFDGRGNYTLGLKEHIVFPEIDVDKISKIFGMDITFVTTAKTDQEAYELLKSMGFPFVKRQEVLETQKS